AACGGCCACCACAACGTGGTCCAGAGTATCGCCGAGGAGGTAGACGAGTTAGTCCTCGGTATCGGGAGCGCGGGCGATTCCCACAGCCGACACGACCCCTTCACCGCTGGCGAGCGCATCATGATGATTACCAAGTCGCTGGTCGATTCGGACCTCGTGACCTACGCGGTCCCCATCGAGGACTTGGACCGCAACTCGGTGTGGGTCAGCCACGTCCAAAGCATGAGTCCGGACTTCGACGTGGCGTACTCGAACAACCCGCTCGTCATCCGACTCTTCGAGGAGGCGGGCGTCGAGGTGCGCCAGTCGCCGATGTACAACCGCGACGTGCTGGAGGGGACGGAGGTCCGCGACCGGATGATCGAGGGCGACGACTGGGAGCGACTGGTCCCCGACGCCGTCGTGGAAGTGGTCGAGGAGACCGGCGGACTGGAACGGATTCAAAAAGTCAGTGATTCGGACAGCAACGGAGAGTGAGGCGAAGTCCGGGGCGTCTGAGGGTTTCTCCGTATAACTAGTGGCGAGTCCGAGGAGTCACGGAGACGTTGATTCGACTCGGAATCCCGACTCGCTCCCGATGACTCACAGACTGGTACGTTTTAGATGGCGGGAGCCGAAGAGCAACCAT
This genomic stretch from Halorussus pelagicus harbors:
- a CDS encoding nicotinamide-nucleotide adenylyltransferase, which produces MTRGFYIGRFQPYHNGHHNVVQSIAEEVDELVLGIGSAGDSHSRHDPFTAGERIMMITKSLVDSDLVTYAVPIEDLDRNSVWVSHVQSMSPDFDVAYSNNPLVIRLFEEAGVEVRQSPMYNRDVLEGTEVRDRMIEGDDWERLVPDAVVEVVEETGGLERIQKVSDSDSNGE